In Molothrus ater isolate BHLD 08-10-18 breed brown headed cowbird chromosome 20, BPBGC_Mater_1.1, whole genome shotgun sequence, the following are encoded in one genomic region:
- the LOC118693526 gene encoding alpha-1-acid glycoprotein 1-like: MLATLALLLGLPLALASEPQSCTSLVPITFNSTTIPQLLGQWFYIAGASRYPPHLAELRAVTFEAFSFSPGSHKDELNITEIIRMNETCVVRNFSKIQVFHENSTLVHVGKSDCLHLSQLMITGVASMARLIQSDKDLLILNHINIDSPNLSLSARTPNVSKEHLEEFKAHLQCLGFTEQEVFYASTEHACPLPGDEDNADPQLG, from the exons ATGTTGGCCACCCTCGCcctcctcctggggctgcccctggccctggccagcgagccccagagctgcacctcGCTCGTCCCCATCACCTTCAACAGCACCACCATCCCTCAG ctcctgggacagtgGTTCTACATCGCTGGTGCCTCCAGGTACCCCCCtcacctggcagagctgagagcGGTGACATTTGaggctttttccttctctcctggcAGCCACAAGGACGAGCTCAACATCACTGAAATCATAAGGAT GAATGAGACCTGTGTGGTGAGGAACTTCAGCAAGATCCAGGTCTTCCACGAGAACTCCACCCTGGTGCATG TGGGGAAATCTGACTGTCTCCATCTCTCCCAGTTGATGATAACGGGGGTGGCTTCCATGGCCAGACTGATCCAAAGTGACAAAGACCTGCTGATCCTGAACCACATCAACATTGACTCCCCAAATCTGAGTCTCTCAG CAAGGACACCCAACGTGAGCAAGGAGCACTTGGAGGAGTTCAAAGcccacctgcagtgcctgggcttCACTGAGCAGGAGGTGTTCTACGCTTCCACAGAG cacgcctgtcccctgcctggggATGAAGACAATGCAGATCCTCAGCTGGGGTAA